One region of Papaver somniferum cultivar HN1 unplaced genomic scaffold, ASM357369v1 unplaced-scaffold_131, whole genome shotgun sequence genomic DNA includes:
- the LOC113332541 gene encoding ABC transporter F family member 1-like — translation MLGFTGYGAGIGADCSCSLIDSLSVTFHGHDIIVDSEMELNYGRRYGLLGLNGCGKSTLLTAIGKRELPIPDHMDIYHLSREIEAADMSSLEAVINCDDERLKLEKEAERLAEQSGEALDRVYERLESLDVATAEKCATEILFGLGFDKNMQAKKTRDSYGIIEYQDVDACIPRCCCTVQGQCRELDKRGRNRTERRCP, via the exons ATGTTAGGTTTTACAGGTTATGGAGCTGGTATTGGTGCTGATTGCAGCTGCAGTTTG ATAGATTCTTTATCTGTTACCTTCCATGGTCATGATATCATAGTGGATTCTGAAATGGAGCTTAATTATGGCAG GCGTTACGGTTTGCTTGGTTTGAATGGTTGTGGAAAGTCTACTCTCTTAACTGCAATTGGAAAAAGGGAGCTTCCTATTCCGGATCATATGGATATTTACCATCTTAGCCGGGAGATTGAAGCTGCTGACATGTCCTCCCTGGAGGCTGTTATAAATTGTGATGACGAGAGGCTAAAATTGGAAAAAGAAGCTGAACGTTTGGCTGAACAG AGTGGAGAAGCTCTAGATCGTGTTTATGAACGGTTGGAGTCCTTGGATGTTGCAACAGCTGAGAAATGTGCAACTGAAATTCTGTTTGGTCTTGGTTTTGACAAGAATATGCAAGCCAAGAAAACACGGGATAGTTATGGAATTATAGAGTACCAGGATGTTGATGCTTGCATTCCAAGATGTTGCTGCACGGTGCAAG